CGCAGCCAGGCCACGTCCTTCCACGACAGGCCGTGGTCGAACTGGCTGTTCATGTATGCGGACAGGTCGACCGCCGTCGAACCATCCCCGGGTGCGCCCTCGCCGGCGTCCAAGCCCTCCACGTTGGCGAACCGGATGGGGTCCGAACGCAGGAACCGCCAGGTCCATCCGGGGTGGCGGAGGCCGTCGATGAACGTACCGGGTCCGATCTCGGGCGGCAGGGTGAGGCCCCGCCGGACGTCGCGCTCGCGTCGGCCCAGTACCGCCGTGTCCACGGTGAGGCACAGGGCCTCGAATCCGACGGCAGCCGCCCGGTCCACCATCCGACGGATCAGGTCCCGGTCCCGCCAGGCGTACACCTGGAACCAGAGGCGGGCGTCGGCCCCGGCGACCGCCGCACACTCCTCGATCGACCGGGTCCCCATCGTCGACAGGGTGAACGGGATCCCGGCCCGACCGGCGGCACGGACCACGGCCAACTCGCCGGCCGGATCAGCGATCCGCGTGAAGCCGGTAGGAGCCAGCACCAGGGGGAAGGCCAACGGACGACCCAGCAGGGTCGTCGACGGGTCCAGGTCTCCCAGGCCCCGGAGCACGCGGGGTCGGAAGGTCGTGGCCCGGAACGCGGCCACGTTTCCGGCCAGTGCCACCTCGTCCTCTGCACCCCCGTCGATGTAGTCGAAGACACCGGCCGGCAGCCGACGACGGGCCATGCGGCGCAGGTCCTCGACGTTGGCAGCCGCCCTGAGCCGCCGCACGGTCCGATCCCGCTCGGGGCGACGGAGGCGCACCACGGCCCGCAGTGTCCGGAACACTCCCATGACGCATGGATCAGGCGCTCAGGCGCCCGTCTCCTCGCCCTTCTTGTGCTGGTAGATCTCACTGCAGGTCGGACAGACCGGGTAGCGGTCCGGGTTGCGGCCCGGCACC
Above is a window of Acidimicrobiales bacterium DNA encoding:
- a CDS encoding alpha-hydroxy-acid oxidizing protein, giving the protein MGVFRTLRAVVRLRRPERDRTVRRLRAAANVEDLRRMARRRLPAGVFDYIDGGAEDEVALAGNVAAFRATTFRPRVLRGLGDLDPSTTLLGRPLAFPLVLAPTGFTRIADPAGELAVVRAAGRAGIPFTLSTMGTRSIEECAAVAGADARLWFQVYAWRDRDLIRRMVDRAAAVGFEALCLTVDTAVLGRRERDVRRGLTLPPEIGPGTFIDGLRHPGWTWRFLRSDPIRFANVEGLDAGEGAPGDGSTAVDLSAYMNSQFDHGLSWKDVAWLRSIWDGPVLVKGIQAVEDAVLAVEHGVDGVVLSNHGGRQLDGAPAPFDLVAEVAGAVGGRTEVICDGGIRRGSDIVKAVAAGATATMGGRLFLYALAAAGEAGVDHVLGLLRSGTERTMALVGAASVGDLGPELLERT